A stretch of DNA from Deltaproteobacteria bacterium:
ATGTTAATCATCTAATTTTAGGACATAACACTAGCTGCTGAGAGCTTCGCGGTTGACGCAGTTCGGCGGCACTTCTCCGCGTAACCCGGCCAGAAGGTTTTCGGCAGCCATAAACGCCATCCTTCTTCTGGTTTCAAAGCTGGCGCTGCCTATATGGGGAGTTATAACAACGTTATCGAGCGTCAACAAAGGGTCATCGGGCGGTATGGGTTCGACTTCAGTGACATCTAGCCCTGCTGCGAAAATCTGCCTCGACTTGAGGGCTTCGTAGAGCGCCCGTTGGTCAACGATCGGTCCGCGCGAGGTATTGATAAAGACGGCGGTCGGCTTCATGGCCGCAAACTCGGCGGCCCCGATAAGGTGTCGGGTTGATGGAAGCAGCGGTAGGTGGAGTGTAATGAAGTCGGCAGCTGAAAGCAGTGTCTCAAGCTCAGGGACGTATTCCACACCGAGTTCCCTTTCTTCCCGCTCGCTCTGTCTGATGGGGTCGTAATAGAGCACCTTCATGTTGAAGCCTTTGGCTCGCCTGGCTACCCCAGCACCAATGCGGCCCAAACCCGCAATACCCAGGGTGGCGCTGTGGATATCCTGCCCCAGCAGTGTCTGCGGGCCCCATGTCTGCCACCGCCTCTTCCGGGTGTAATTATCTGCCTCAACCACGCGCCTGGCCAAGGCCATGAGCAAGGCAAAGGTAAGGTCGGCCGTAGTCTCGGTGAGCACCTCGGGGGTGTTCCCCACCACGATGCCGCGCCGGGTCGCTTCCACGATATCTATATTATCGTATCCCACCGCCAGGTT
This window harbors:
- a CDS encoding D-glycerate dehydrogenase, whose product is MARPKVYITRQIAQEALDMIARTAEMVVWSEELPPPYDVILQKARDADGLLTLLTDRIDSVVMKAAPRLKVISNLAVGYDNIDIVEATRRGIVVGNTPEVLTETTADLTFALLMALARRVVEADNYTRKRRWQTWGPQTLLGQDIHSATLGIAGLGRIGAGVARRAKGFNMKVLYYDPIRQSEREERELGVEYVPELETLLSAADFITLHLPLLPSTRHLIGAAEFAAMKPTAVFINTSRGPIVDQRALYEALKSRQIFAAGLDVTEVEPIPPDDPLLTLDNVVITPHIGSASFETRRRMAFMAAENLLAGLRGEVPPNCVNREALSS